Proteins co-encoded in one Anopheles moucheti chromosome X, idAnoMoucSN_F20_07, whole genome shotgun sequence genomic window:
- the LOC128306569 gene encoding protein takeout-like isoform X1 gives MSPTSWNDWTASKWMPWCLASVAIVLIPTASASMPFDTKPEFIKTCRFDQTNFVDCSTESVQGLFDKLVTGIEGLEHVGTIDPMKISKIRILQGDGPVSVNASLSKVVVTGFASTKVVRNVVSSKDFGWETHIRLPKMRLEGNYHMQGRILVIPLNGHGKCWFEPSGMDIIMRTMTDLYQKNGHVFYNVTATKVDYTISGLRLHMGNLFEGVKVLEDSTNQYLNDNWRPVSEALKPIIAKTIEDILLAIMQNIFNQIPADYFVADLPRS, from the exons ATGTCGCCAACGAGCTGGAATGACTGGACCGCCTCCAAATGGATGCCATGGTGTCTAGCCAGTGTGGCCATTGTTTTAATCCCAACTGCATCCGCTAGCATGCCGTTCGATACGAAAC CGGAATTTATCAAGACATGCCGGTTCGATCAGACAAACTTCGTGGACTGTTCGACCGAATCCGTCCAGGGACTGTTCGACAAGCTGGTGACCG GCATCGAAGGGCTAGAGCACGTCGGTACGATCGATCCGATGAAGATCAGCAAAATAAGGATACTGCAAGGTGATGGACCGGTCAGTGTCAACGCGTCACTCTCCAAGGTGGTGGTCACCGGTTTTGCCAGCACCAAAGTCGTCCGAAACGT TGTCAGCAGTAAGGATTTCGGCTGGGAAACGCACATCCGGCTGCCGAAGATGCGGCTTGAGGGCAACTATCACATGCAGGGTCGCATACTGGTGATTCCCCTGAACGGGCACGGCAAGTGTTGGTTCGAGCCAA GTGGCATGGACATCATTATGCGTACGATGACCGATCTGTACCAGAAGAATGGGCACGTGTTCTACAACGTTACCGCGACGAAGGTCGATTACACCATATCCGGGCTCCGACTGCACATGGGCAACCTGTTCGAGGGTGTGAAGGTACTAGAAGACAGCACCAACCAGTACCTGAACGATAACTGGCGCCCGGTATCTGAGGCACTCAAGCCGATCATTGCTAAAACCATCGAGGACATACTGCTCGCGATCATGCAGAACATTTTCAATCAGATTCCAGCGGACTACTTTGTGGCGGATCTACCGCGCTCGTAA
- the LOC128306583 gene encoding SRA stem-loop-interacting RNA-binding protein, mitochondrial-like: protein MSSASARSLKIFVGNIAWTVGHRELRNYFSQFGKVSWAQVVFDRKSGLSKGYGFVAFQKKTALDNLERNQKHVLDNTPIFFQQTD, encoded by the coding sequence ATGTCTAGTGCCAGTGCCCGTTCGCTAAAAATCTTCGTCGGCAATATCGCTTGGACGGTGGGGCACCGGGAGTTGCGTAATTATTTCAGCCAGTTCGGCAAGGTGTCGTGGGCCCAAGTGGTATTCGATCGGAAGTCAGGACTATCGAAAGGGTACGGTTTCGTGGCGTTTCAGAAAAAGACCGCACTGGACAACTTGGAACGGAACCAGAAGCACGTGCTGGACAACACGCCCATCTTTTTCCAGCAGACGGATTAG
- the LOC128306575 gene encoding mitotic spindle assembly checkpoint protein MAD2A — protein sequence MASVQDHCITMEGCASIIHEYLKYSVHSIIYQRGIYPSGDFLPEEYNGVPVMVSRNSKIKSCIDHIMGEVKELIMKRLIFKITVCIITLDKGDIIERWDFKIKPQYEDERVSTSTKPLSKIQSEIRDVMRQIISTVSFLPCLEERCTFDIILHTASNVFEKQPNMYQECLEENEASIEVKNAQTLRLKQFSTGLNQVDTEVIYRKAEP from the exons ATGGCATCAGTACAAGATCATTGCATCACGATGGAAGGGTGTGCATCGATTATACACGAGTATTTGA AATACAGCGTGCATTCGATCATCTACCAACGAGGAATCTATCCGTCTGGTGACTTTCTGCCCGAAGAATATAATGGCGTACCAGTGATGGTTTCACGGAACAGTAAAATTAAATCTTGCATCGATCACATAATGGGGGAAGTAAAGG AATTGATAATGAAGCGGTTGATATTCAAGATTACGGTGTGTATCATTACGTTGGACAAAGGCGATATTATCGAACGCTGGGATTTTAAGATCAAACCACAATATGAGGATGAAAGGGTATCGACATCGACAAAACCACTGTCGAAGATACAATCGGAGATACGCGATGTGATGAGACAAATCATTTCTACGGTTAGCTTCTTGCCCTGTCTCGAAGAGCGTTGTACCTTTGACATTATACTCCATACAGCATCAAACGTTTTCGAAAAACAACCCAACATGTACCAGGAATGCTTGGAAGAGAATGAGGCTAGCATTGAGGTGAAGAATGCTCAAACGCTGCGACTGAAGCAGTTTAGTACCGGTTTAAATCAGGTAGATACTGAAGTAATTTACCGGAAGGCTGAACCCTGA
- the LOC128306569 gene encoding protein takeout-like isoform X2, producing the protein MFGLVVPVKRLQNHKAIEPCSSCTSIEGLEHVGTIDPMKISKIRILQGDGPVSVNASLSKVVVTGFASTKVVRNVVSSKDFGWETHIRLPKMRLEGNYHMQGRILVIPLNGHGKCWFEPSGMDIIMRTMTDLYQKNGHVFYNVTATKVDYTISGLRLHMGNLFEGVKVLEDSTNQYLNDNWRPVSEALKPIIAKTIEDILLAIMQNIFNQIPADYFVADLPRS; encoded by the exons ATGTTTGGGCTGGTAGTACCGGTAAAGCGGCTACAGAACCATAAGGCCATCGAACCCTGTAGCTCGTGTACaa GCATCGAAGGGCTAGAGCACGTCGGTACGATCGATCCGATGAAGATCAGCAAAATAAGGATACTGCAAGGTGATGGACCGGTCAGTGTCAACGCGTCACTCTCCAAGGTGGTGGTCACCGGTTTTGCCAGCACCAAAGTCGTCCGAAACGT TGTCAGCAGTAAGGATTTCGGCTGGGAAACGCACATCCGGCTGCCGAAGATGCGGCTTGAGGGCAACTATCACATGCAGGGTCGCATACTGGTGATTCCCCTGAACGGGCACGGCAAGTGTTGGTTCGAGCCAA GTGGCATGGACATCATTATGCGTACGATGACCGATCTGTACCAGAAGAATGGGCACGTGTTCTACAACGTTACCGCGACGAAGGTCGATTACACCATATCCGGGCTCCGACTGCACATGGGCAACCTGTTCGAGGGTGTGAAGGTACTAGAAGACAGCACCAACCAGTACCTGAACGATAACTGGCGCCCGGTATCTGAGGCACTCAAGCCGATCATTGCTAAAACCATCGAGGACATACTGCTCGCGATCATGCAGAACATTTTCAATCAGATTCCAGCGGACTACTTTGTGGCGGATCTACCGCGCTCGTAA
- the LOC128306572 gene encoding acyl-CoA-binding domain-containing protein 6-like — translation MADLTEEVMDDPLDASFAKASKFLEHSTELFKQEQLLQFYGLYKQATVGPCNIPKPAIYSMAARSKWYAWDKVKALNPIAAKMEYVRLMDQLAPYWCEKSSSDVSWVSVSRPKRLSESLPDEMNKSLIDRIKEDDLNGVRDMILHEDSTVSVNVLDHEGLAAIHWAADRGNVDILASLLTIDGIDINLRGSDGQTALHYASSCGNIECLKLLLKHGADRSIRDDEGETCSDVAYNQVIKACLM, via the coding sequence ATGGCAGACCTTACGGAAGAGGTAATGGACGACCCGTTAGACGCTAGCTTCGCTAAGGCGAGCAAATTTCTCGAGCACAGTACGGAGCTTTTTAAGCAGGAGCAGTTGTTACAGTTCTATGGGTTGTACAAGCAGGCAACCGTTGGGCCGTGCAATATTCCAAAACCCGCCATATATAGCATGGCAGCACGGTCCAAATGGTATGCCTGGGATAAGGTGAAAGCTCTCAATCCAATTGCAGCTAAAATGGAGTACGTTCGGCTGATGGATCAGCTAGCACCGTACTGGTGCGAAAAGAGCTCTAGCGACGTATCATGGGTTTCAGTTTCACGTCCGAAGCGTTTGTCGGAAAGCTTACCTGATGAGATGAACAAGTCACTGATTGATCGTATCAAGGAGGATGACTTGAATGGAGTGCGGGACATGATCCTGCACGAGGACAGCACGGTTTCCGTGAACGTACTCGACCATGAAGGACTCGCCGCTATACACTGGGCTGCGGATCGTGGAAATGTTGACATTCTCGCCAGCTTGCTCACCATCGATGGAATTGATATCAATCTGCGAGGCAGTGATGGTCAAACGGCTTTGCACTATGCATCCAGCTGTGGCAACATAGAATGTCTCAAACTACTTCTTAAACACGGCGCAGACCGCAGCATCCGTGATGACGAAGGAGAAACTTGTAGTGACGTTGCTTATAATCAAgtaataaaagcttgcctcatGTGA